In one window of Bdellovibrio bacteriovorus DNA:
- a CDS encoding BrnA antitoxin family protein, with the protein MKKKSSIIELSVPELLVKMKGKRIARKVDDKDIDFSEMPELSKNQLKKMKRAGRPLLGDVPRKAISIRVDENVLKKLKAKAKNKDIPYQSLINEILKKAVG; encoded by the coding sequence ATGAAGAAAAAATCGAGTATCATCGAATTATCAGTGCCCGAATTGCTAGTAAAAATGAAAGGCAAGCGTATAGCCAGAAAGGTTGATGATAAAGATATCGACTTTTCTGAGATGCCGGAGCTTTCCAAAAACCAGCTTAAAAAAATGAAAAGAGCTGGGCGCCCGCTTTTGGGAGACGTACCTAGGAAAGCCATTTCTATCCGGGTGGATGAGAACGTATTAAAGAAACTAAAAGCAAAGGCTAAGAACAAGGATATTCCTTACCAAAGCCTCATCAATGAAATTCTAAAGAAAGCGGTTGGATAA
- the pstB gene encoding phosphate ABC transporter ATP-binding protein PstB, whose protein sequence is MELQLRAEVKNLLFSYGDKKVLNGVTLPIYENRVTALIGPSGCGKTTLLRCFNRMHDLYANANYQGEILLHPDKRNILGKEIDPMEVRMRIGMVFQKPNPFPKSIYENVAYGLKVRGVKKKSFIEERVERSLQQAGLWNEVKDRLSSSATALSGGQQQRLCIARALATEPEILLLDEPTSALDPISTRHIEELIGELRRDVTIAIVTHSLHQAARVSDYTAFMYLGDLIEFGASDQIFTNPKDQRTENYITGRFG, encoded by the coding sequence ATGGAACTACAGCTTCGCGCCGAAGTTAAAAATTTGCTTTTCTCTTACGGGGATAAAAAAGTCCTTAACGGAGTCACTTTACCTATCTACGAAAACCGTGTGACGGCTTTGATCGGCCCTTCGGGTTGCGGTAAGACGACTTTGCTTCGTTGCTTTAATCGTATGCATGACCTTTATGCCAATGCGAACTATCAAGGCGAGATCCTTCTGCACCCGGATAAAAGAAATATTTTGGGTAAAGAGATCGACCCGATGGAAGTGCGCATGCGTATCGGAATGGTTTTCCAAAAGCCCAATCCATTTCCAAAAAGTATTTATGAAAACGTCGCTTACGGATTGAAAGTTCGTGGCGTAAAAAAGAAAAGCTTTATCGAAGAACGTGTTGAGCGTTCCTTGCAACAAGCCGGTCTTTGGAACGAAGTGAAGGATCGTTTGTCTTCTTCGGCGACAGCTTTGTCGGGCGGTCAGCAGCAGCGTCTTTGCATCGCTCGTGCTTTGGCTACAGAGCCTGAAATCTTGTTGTTGGATGAGCCCACGTCGGCGTTGGACCCTATTTCCACTCGTCATATCGAAGAGCTTATCGGGGAGCTTCGTCGTGACGTGACGATTGCGATTGTTACGCACAGTCTGCATCAAGCGGCGCGTGTTTCTGATTATACGGCGTTTATGTACTTAGGGGACTTGATTGAGTTTGGGGCGAGTGATCAGATCTTCACGAACCCAAAAGATCAACGTACTGAAAACTATATCACGGGTCGTTTTGGGTAA
- the pstA gene encoding phosphate ABC transporter permease PstA has protein sequence MEVQQDILANIKRRQMWDFVFALCGLMSLLFALITLLTLIVDLSMTGVARINYDFFTNFPSRFADRAGILSAWVGSFCIMLTTAFCAIPLGVAAGVYLEEYSKKNWISQIIELNIINLAGIPSITYGLMALGLFVYKLKLGQSILTAGLTLGLLVLPIIIVTTREAIRAIPNTIREASYAMGASKWQTIRYHILPYSSGGILTGVIISLSRAIGETAPLITIGALTFIAFLPTPPIEGHFPFVNFKWLMDPFTVMPIQMFNWLSRPQPEFHVNAAATGVVLLVMTLIMNGGAIYLRSRFRKKMKW, from the coding sequence ATGGAAGTCCAACAAGATATTTTGGCGAATATCAAACGCCGTCAGATGTGGGACTTTGTTTTTGCTTTGTGCGGGCTGATGTCTTTATTGTTCGCACTTATTACGCTTCTGACTTTGATCGTGGATCTTTCCATGACAGGTGTTGCGCGTATTAACTATGACTTCTTTACGAACTTTCCTTCTCGTTTCGCTGATCGCGCGGGGATTTTATCTGCGTGGGTAGGGTCTTTCTGTATCATGTTGACGACGGCTTTTTGCGCGATTCCATTAGGGGTCGCAGCTGGAGTTTACCTTGAAGAGTACTCTAAGAAAAATTGGATTTCCCAAATCATTGAACTGAATATCATCAATCTTGCCGGTATTCCCTCGATCACTTACGGTCTAATGGCCTTAGGTCTTTTCGTATATAAATTGAAGTTAGGGCAGAGTATTTTGACGGCAGGCCTGACTTTGGGTCTTCTCGTATTGCCCATCATTATCGTGACCACACGTGAAGCGATTCGCGCGATTCCTAATACCATTCGTGAGGCAAGTTACGCGATGGGCGCTTCTAAGTGGCAGACCATTCGCTACCATATCTTGCCTTATTCTTCTGGCGGTATTTTAACGGGTGTGATCATTTCTTTGTCTCGTGCCATCGGTGAAACAGCCCCTTTGATTACGATTGGTGCTTTGACATTTATTGCCTTCTTGCCTACGCCTCCGATTGAGGGGCATTTTCCTTTTGTGAACTTTAAGTGGCTCATGGATCCGTTTACTGTGATGCCGATTCAAATGTTTAACTGGTTGTCGCGTCCTCAGCCGGAATTCCATGTGAATGCAGCGGCGACAGGGGTTGTGCTTTTAGTGATGACCCTGATTATGAATGGCGGAGCGATTTATTTACGTTCTCGTTTCCGTAAAAAGATGAAATGGTAA
- the pstC gene encoding phosphate ABC transporter permease subunit PstC — protein MRRLRERAIETVLFLAAASSVLVTIGIVGILVTESLPFFKTVSIVEFLTDTQWTPLFENPRYGILPLLCGTFLSTIIALLVAIPLGTVAAAFLSEYVRPSFREILKPILELLAAVPTVVYGYFALLFVTPLLQKLIPSLGGFNVLSAGLVIGVMIVPYVSSLSEDAMRSVPGHLREASFAVGASRMQTAFRVVIPAAFSGITSAYILGISRALGETMVVAIAAGMQPNLTMNPTEPAATITAFIVQVSLGDLPHGSIGYQSIYVAGLSLLVLTLCFNIIGLYLRKKFQEKE, from the coding sequence ATGCGTCGTTTAAGAGAACGCGCTATCGAAACAGTTTTGTTTTTGGCGGCGGCGTCTTCTGTTTTGGTAACTATCGGTATCGTCGGTATCCTGGTTACGGAAAGTCTTCCATTTTTTAAAACTGTGTCGATCGTTGAATTTTTAACGGACACGCAGTGGACTCCGCTTTTTGAAAATCCTCGTTATGGCATTTTGCCTTTGCTTTGCGGAACCTTTCTTTCAACGATCATTGCTTTGTTAGTAGCCATTCCACTGGGAACAGTGGCGGCAGCATTTTTAAGTGAATATGTTCGTCCTTCATTCCGTGAGATTTTAAAACCGATTCTGGAGCTTTTGGCGGCGGTGCCAACGGTTGTTTACGGATACTTTGCTTTGCTTTTTGTAACACCTCTTTTGCAAAAACTGATTCCTTCTTTAGGCGGATTTAACGTCCTTAGTGCGGGACTTGTTATTGGGGTGATGATTGTTCCTTATGTCAGTTCTTTAAGTGAAGATGCCATGCGCTCGGTGCCCGGGCATTTGCGAGAGGCTTCTTTCGCCGTGGGTGCTTCACGCATGCAAACGGCTTTCCGCGTGGTGATTCCGGCAGCATTTTCGGGAATTACTTCTGCTTATATTTTAGGTATCTCGCGGGCTTTGGGTGAAACCATGGTTGTAGCAATTGCTGCCGGCATGCAACCTAATCTAACGATGAATCCGACAGAACCAGCGGCAACGATCACCGCATTCATCGTGCAAGTGAGCTTAGGAGATCTTCCTCACGGCTCTATCGGTTATCAGTCTATTTATGTTGCTGGTTTAAGTCTTTTGGTTCTGACTTTGTGCTTTAATATTATCGGACTTTATCTTCGTAAGAAGTTTCAGGAGAAGGAATAA